A single genomic interval of Mycobacterium sp. DL592 harbors:
- a CDS encoding Nif3-like dinuclear metal center hexameric protein produces the protein MSARLAEIIAVLDVAYPASLAHSWDSVGLVCGDPDDVIDSVTVAVDATAEVVATVGQRGLLLAHHPLLLRGVDTVAASTPKGALIHQLIRAGSALFTAHTNADAADPGVSDALADVLGLTVEGVLEPAARPDTDKWAILVPPEHSEALRAALFAAGAAPAIDTAGTVQDRVEVVAPARLRAEILAAVRAAYPGEEPAFEVVSLAALPAGVGIGRIGSLAEPLRFADFVARVEAVLPQTTWGVRGSGDPDAPVSRVAVCGGAGDSLLGVASAAGVDAYVTSDLRHHPADEYRRAGGPALVDVAHWAGEYPWCAQAADLLGSYFGPALPVAVSGIRTDPWNIEHQPPKGKL, from the coding sequence ATGAGCGCACGACTCGCCGAGATCATCGCTGTGCTGGACGTGGCCTACCCGGCCAGCCTGGCCCACAGCTGGGACTCGGTCGGCCTGGTGTGCGGTGACCCCGATGACGTCATCGACTCCGTCACGGTGGCCGTGGACGCCACCGCCGAGGTGGTCGCGACGGTCGGGCAGCGCGGGCTGCTGCTGGCCCACCACCCGCTGTTGCTGCGCGGCGTGGACACGGTGGCCGCCAGCACCCCGAAAGGTGCGTTGATCCACCAGTTGATCCGCGCCGGCTCCGCCTTGTTCACCGCCCACACCAACGCCGATGCGGCCGACCCCGGGGTGTCCGACGCCCTGGCAGACGTGCTTGGGTTGACCGTCGAGGGCGTCCTGGAGCCGGCGGCTCGGCCCGACACCGACAAATGGGCGATCCTGGTGCCACCAGAGCACTCCGAGGCGCTGCGGGCAGCGCTCTTCGCGGCCGGCGCCGCACCGGCGATCGACACGGCCGGGACGGTGCAGGACCGCGTTGAGGTGGTGGCTCCGGCGCGGTTGCGGGCTGAGATCCTGGCCGCCGTGCGTGCCGCCTACCCCGGGGAGGAGCCGGCGTTCGAAGTGGTGAGCCTGGCTGCGCTGCCGGCCGGTGTGGGCATCGGCCGGATCGGCAGCCTCGCCGAGCCGCTGCGGTTCGCCGACTTCGTCGCCCGGGTGGAGGCGGTGCTGCCGCAGACCACCTGGGGTGTGCGCGGCTCTGGCGACCCGGATGCCCCGGTGTCGCGGGTGGCGGTCTGCGGCGGAGCCGGTGACTCACTGCTCGGGGTGGCCTCGGCCGCCGGCGTGGACGCCTACGTCACCTCCGATCTGCGGCACCATCCCGCCGACGAATACCGGCGGGCCGGGGGGCCGGCGCTGGTCGACGTCGCGCACTGGGCCGGCGAATACCCGTGGTGCGCTCAGGCCGCCGACTTGCTGGGCTCGTATTTCGGCCCGGCGCTGCCGGTCGCCGTCAGCGGCATCCGTACCGACCCGTGGAACATCGAGCATCAACCCCCGAAAGGCAAGCTGTGA
- a CDS encoding SURF1 family protein → MKRWSFLLKPGWWALGLVVVAFAYLCFTVLAPWQLGKNTKTERENQQIQSSLTAAPVPVKTFLPQQNSSAPDAQWRQVTATGRYLTDAQVVARLRVVGGEPAYEVLVPFAVDGGPTVLVDRGYLRPVQGTAVPAIPPAPGGTVSITARLRDSETAPPDKPAFTENGVTQVYAVDTRAVSAATRVPLAGSYLQLTENQPGVLGVAELPHLDAGPFLSYGIQWIAFGIVAPIGLGYFIYSEVKARRRDAEASAAAATTPSAPLTVEDKLADRYGRRR, encoded by the coding sequence ATGAAGCGGTGGTCGTTCCTGCTGAAGCCGGGCTGGTGGGCACTGGGCCTGGTGGTGGTGGCCTTCGCTTACCTGTGCTTCACGGTGCTGGCCCCGTGGCAGCTGGGCAAGAACACCAAGACCGAGCGGGAGAACCAGCAGATCCAGTCGTCGCTGACGGCGGCTCCGGTACCGGTGAAAACGTTTCTTCCGCAACAGAATTCGTCGGCGCCCGACGCCCAGTGGCGACAGGTCACCGCGACCGGGCGCTACCTGACCGACGCCCAGGTGGTGGCGCGGCTGCGGGTGGTGGGCGGCGAGCCGGCCTACGAGGTGCTGGTGCCGTTCGCCGTCGACGGCGGCCCCACCGTGCTGGTCGACCGCGGTTACCTCCGCCCGGTGCAAGGCACCGCGGTACCCGCGATCCCGCCTGCGCCCGGCGGCACCGTGTCGATCACCGCCCGCCTGCGGGATTCCGAGACCGCGCCGCCGGACAAGCCGGCGTTCACCGAGAACGGCGTCACCCAGGTGTATGCGGTCGACACCCGCGCGGTGTCGGCCGCGACCCGGGTTCCGCTGGCGGGCTCGTATCTGCAGCTGACCGAGAATCAGCCCGGGGTCCTCGGTGTCGCCGAGCTACCGCATCTGGACGCCGGGCCGTTCCTGTCGTACGGGATTCAGTGGATCGCGTTCGGCATCGTTGCGCCGATCGGCCTGGGCTACTTCATCTACAGCGAGGTCAAGGCCCGCCGCCGCGACGCCGAAGCGTCCGCGGCCGCGGCCACCACACCGTCTGCGCCGCTCACCGTCGAGGACAAGCTCGCCGACCGTTACGGCCGGCGGCGCTGA
- a CDS encoding HAD-IA family hydrolase — protein MISASRALISTSPPRPPRQAQYRRAIRDNGGVTRTASATRPQLVIFDLDGTLTDSADGIVASFRHALAAVGAEVPGGDLAGRIVGPPMHQTLTGMGLGERADDAMAAYRADYTTRGWAMNSLFDGIPQLLDDLRAAGVRLAVATSKAEPTARRILEHFGLAEAFDVIAGASVDGSRSSKAEVVAHALSQLQPLPPQVVMVGDRAHDVEGAAEHGIDTIVVGWGYGAEDFADPETAAAAAAHVSSVAALREVLGV, from the coding sequence ATGATCTCGGCGAGTCGTGCGCTCATCTCGACATCTCCACCGCGTCCACCACGCCAAGCACAGTACCGCCGGGCGATCAGGGACAATGGGGGCGTGACCCGCACGGCCTCCGCTACCCGCCCGCAGTTGGTGATCTTCGATCTCGACGGCACCCTGACCGATTCCGCGGACGGCATCGTCGCCAGCTTCCGGCATGCGCTGGCGGCCGTGGGCGCTGAGGTCCCCGGCGGCGACCTGGCGGGCCGGATCGTCGGTCCCCCGATGCACCAGACCCTGACGGGTATGGGGCTCGGCGAGCGGGCCGACGACGCGATGGCCGCCTACCGGGCCGACTACACCACTCGCGGCTGGGCGATGAACAGCCTGTTCGACGGCATTCCGCAGCTGCTCGACGACCTGCGGGCCGCCGGCGTGCGGTTGGCGGTGGCCACCTCGAAGGCCGAACCCACCGCGCGGCGGATCCTCGAGCACTTCGGTCTTGCCGAGGCGTTCGACGTGATCGCCGGCGCCAGCGTCGACGGAAGCCGCTCCAGTAAGGCCGAGGTGGTGGCGCACGCGCTGAGCCAGCTACAGCCCCTGCCGCCGCAGGTGGTGATGGTCGGCGACCGCGCCCATGACGTGGAGGGCGCGGCCGAACACGGCATCGACACCATCGTGGTCGGCTGGGGTTACGGCGCAGAAGACTTCGCCGATCCCGAGACGGCGGCCGCCGCGGCCGCCCACGTCAGCTCCGTCGCTGCGCTGCGTGAGGTGCTCGGTGTCTGA
- a CDS encoding protein tyrosine phosphatase: MAEKMFAHQIAERGLADVVRVSSAGTGHWHAGEGADARTNAVLRQHGYPTEHRAAKLADVHLSADLVIAMGRNHLRFLTDLGVEPERLRMLRAFDPRSGAHALDVEDPYYGTHADFEETFTVIAASLPGLHAWVDEQLAAEGLAG; the protein is encoded by the coding sequence ATGGCCGAGAAGATGTTCGCCCACCAGATCGCCGAGCGCGGCCTGGCCGACGTGGTGCGGGTGAGCAGCGCCGGGACCGGGCACTGGCACGCCGGTGAAGGGGCCGATGCCCGCACGAACGCCGTCCTGCGCCAGCACGGCTACCCCACCGAGCATCGGGCGGCCAAGCTCGCCGACGTCCATCTCAGTGCCGACCTGGTGATCGCGATGGGCCGCAATCACCTGCGCTTCCTCACCGACCTCGGGGTGGAACCCGAGCGGTTGCGGATGCTGCGGGCCTTCGATCCCCGCTCCGGCGCGCACGCTCTCGACGTCGAAGACCCGTATTACGGCACGCACGCCGATTTCGAGGAGACGTTCACCGTCATCGCGGCGTCGCTGCCGGGACTGCATGCCTGGGTCGACGAGCAACTGGCCGCCGAGGGTCTGGCCGGCTAG